The following are encoded together in the Planctobacterium marinum genome:
- a CDS encoding DinB family protein yields MLSCFEYKQWADKRTIEAIKLLALEKKDSSAFCLQQLNHMTIVEELFISRIEQRQAPHESTNTVTIPLIEELQERNNRNNLWLQEYLKNNSEVQLQTPISFVFTDGKSGRLTVQEILMHLLTHSSYHRGSIAHALDLAGTAHPVDGLAMYLHQAQPDRREPAEN; encoded by the coding sequence ATGTTATCCTGTTTTGAGTACAAACAATGGGCAGACAAACGCACCATAGAGGCGATTAAATTACTGGCTTTGGAGAAAAAAGATAGCTCCGCGTTTTGTTTACAACAGTTAAATCATATGACCATTGTGGAAGAATTATTTATCTCCCGTATTGAACAACGCCAAGCCCCTCATGAATCGACAAACACAGTTACTATTCCACTCATTGAGGAATTGCAAGAAAGAAACAATCGCAACAATCTGTGGTTGCAGGAATATCTTAAAAACAACAGCGAAGTTCAACTGCAAACCCCAATCAGTTTTGTTTTTACCGATGGTAAATCCGGTAGATTAACCGTTCAAGAGATCTTAATGCATCTTTTGACTCATAGTAGCTATCATCGCGGTAGTATTGCTCACGCCCTCGACCTTGCAGGCACTGCGCATCCTGTTGATGGCTTAGCGATGTATCTTCATCAGGCACAACCCGACAGAAGAGAGCCGGCTGAAAACTAA
- a CDS encoding aminotransferase class IV yields the protein MAKGTHEYVDDPRNADILININGELVPREQAKISVFDSGFILGDGVWEGIRLHHGRLAFIEQHMRRLFDGFKALDMEPGISKQALIDRIQQTCIANNMHDGVHIRLMVTRGIKATPYQDPRVTITPATIVIIAEHKTPLIKDDFNGIDLFTSHVRRGYSDVQDPKLNTHSKLNCIFACIQAAKAGADESLMLDPHGFVATCNSTHFFIVRHGEVWTSTGDYCLDGITRRNVINVCKLHNIPVYERNFTLSDVYGADEAFVTGTFAGLTRVKQVDGRSIGDGDETPLLARLQQLYVDMIERACEES from the coding sequence ATGGCCAAAGGCACGCATGAATATGTCGATGATCCCCGTAATGCCGATATTCTCATCAATATCAATGGAGAGCTTGTTCCTCGAGAGCAGGCGAAAATTTCTGTATTTGATAGCGGTTTTATCTTAGGGGATGGTGTATGGGAAGGGATCCGGTTACATCACGGGCGGTTAGCTTTTATAGAACAACATATGAGAAGGCTGTTTGATGGCTTTAAAGCACTGGATATGGAGCCGGGAATAAGCAAACAAGCGTTGATTGACAGGATACAGCAAACTTGCATTGCCAATAATATGCACGATGGTGTCCATATTCGCCTGATGGTAACCCGCGGTATTAAGGCGACTCCCTATCAGGACCCCAGAGTAACGATTACGCCAGCCACTATTGTGATTATTGCAGAGCACAAAACTCCGCTGATAAAGGACGATTTTAATGGTATTGATCTGTTTACCAGTCACGTCCGTCGGGGCTACTCCGATGTGCAAGATCCCAAGTTAAACACGCACTCCAAATTAAATTGTATTTTTGCCTGTATTCAGGCAGCCAAAGCGGGCGCTGATGAATCCTTGATGCTGGATCCTCATGGATTTGTGGCTACCTGCAATTCCACCCATTTTTTTATCGTTCGCCATGGTGAAGTTTGGACTTCTACCGGAGATTATTGCCTTGATGGCATTACCCGGCGCAATGTGATTAATGTCTGTAAACTGCACAATATACCCGTTTACGAACGAAATTTTACCTTGTCAGATGTTTATGGGGCGGATGAAGCCTTTGTTACTGGCACTTTCGCGGGGTTGACTCGAGTAAAACAGGTGGATGGCCGCTCTATCGGTGATGGCGACGAAACACCGTTATTAGCTCGTTTACAGCAACTTTATGTTGATATGATCGAGCGTGCGTGTGAGGAAAGTTAA
- a CDS encoding cytochrome-c peroxidase, whose translation MMKKAIAISLVLATALAMDVNAQQGPVREDGPRTPNPGPGNPNPGPGNPNPGPGNPNPGPGNPNPGPGNPNPGPGNPNPGPGNPNPGQGNQNLEQQLQQLVEQLELDSISAEGLPSIEDPLPQLGKSLFFTKNLGGEQSAACVSCHHPVLGGSDELSLSVGVEAINELNESAHDLLGHGRFNGNDSNNLPSVPRNAPTIFNAGLNEQRMFWDGRVERQNNGQIITPDSEVNRRGNLRADNNLPEGATLAAAQARFPVTSPDEMRGDFEFDLDNEAYRQVLAERLNDTDTLWSASFELAYNDDEVTFDRIAEAIGEYERSMVFINSPWNRYLSGESDALSDEEKAGAVLFFSNANQGGAGCGTCHSGSTLSGRGFQLVAFPQFGPGKGNPGVATNNQDFGRENITGDNEDRYHFRAPSLLNIAVTAPYGHTGAYQTLEEVVRHYSNPRQSINRLFAARNGEPFTNNNAPFCDLPQVADLINKTGQTCESLYPDAYDNSIQVVEHLQNVRNGDVPARFPLRGSPNLNQQEVSQLVAFMEALTDPCVLDRDCLDPWIVDHDEEANFPDDLPLIAEDRDGHSL comes from the coding sequence ATGATGAAAAAGGCAATTGCGATAAGTTTGGTGTTGGCAACAGCATTAGCAATGGATGTTAACGCACAACAAGGTCCTGTTAGAGAAGACGGCCCCCGAACACCCAATCCAGGTCCCGGTAATCCTAATCCAGGTCCCGGTAATCCTAATCCGGGCCCTGGTAATCCTAATCCGGGCCCTGGTAATCCTAATCCGGGCCCTGGTAATCCTAATCCGGGCCCTGGTAATCCTAATCCGGGCCCTGGTAATCCTAATCCGGGTCAGGGAAACCAAAACCTGGAGCAGCAACTACAACAATTAGTAGAGCAACTAGAACTCGATAGCATCAGTGCCGAAGGCCTGCCTTCCATTGAAGATCCTCTCCCTCAATTGGGAAAATCATTGTTCTTTACTAAAAATCTGGGTGGCGAGCAAAGTGCAGCCTGTGTTTCATGTCACCACCCGGTTTTAGGCGGCAGTGATGAATTGTCTCTTTCAGTGGGAGTCGAAGCAATCAATGAACTGAATGAATCGGCTCACGATCTGCTTGGCCATGGTCGCTTTAACGGTAACGATTCAAATAATCTCCCCTCGGTCCCCAGGAATGCCCCCACTATCTTTAACGCCGGATTAAATGAGCAACGGATGTTTTGGGATGGTAGAGTAGAAAGACAAAACAACGGGCAGATCATCACGCCAGACTCCGAAGTCAACCGTCGAGGTAATCTGAGGGCAGACAACAATCTTCCTGAAGGTGCCACCCTCGCAGCAGCTCAAGCACGCTTTCCAGTTACCTCACCAGATGAAATGCGTGGTGATTTCGAATTTGACTTAGATAATGAAGCTTATCGCCAGGTTTTGGCTGAAAGACTAAATGATACCGATACCTTATGGTCCGCGTCATTTGAGCTGGCTTACAATGATGATGAGGTTACCTTTGATCGTATTGCAGAAGCTATCGGTGAATACGAACGTTCAATGGTATTTATCAACAGCCCCTGGAACCGCTATCTGTCCGGAGAAAGTGATGCACTAAGCGATGAAGAAAAAGCCGGCGCGGTGTTATTTTTCAGCAATGCCAATCAAGGCGGTGCAGGTTGCGGTACGTGTCATTCAGGCTCAACGCTTTCTGGACGAGGTTTCCAACTCGTGGCCTTCCCACAATTTGGCCCCGGTAAAGGTAACCCGGGTGTAGCAACAAACAATCAAGATTTCGGTAGAGAAAATATTACTGGTGACAATGAAGATCGCTACCATTTCCGCGCACCTAGTTTGCTCAATATCGCTGTCACTGCGCCTTACGGCCATACCGGAGCTTATCAGACTCTTGAAGAAGTCGTGCGACATTACAGCAACCCAAGGCAGTCCATTAATAGATTATTTGCAGCGCGTAATGGTGAGCCGTTTACCAACAACAACGCACCATTTTGTGATTTGCCGCAAGTTGCCGACTTGATAAATAAAACAGGGCAAACTTGTGAATCTCTCTACCCTGACGCCTATGACAACTCCATCCAGGTAGTGGAGCACCTTCAAAATGTGAGAAACGGGGATGTGCCTGCGCGATTCCCCTTGCGAGGCTCGCCTAATTTGAACCAACAAGAAGTAAGCCAATTGGTCGCGTTTATGGAGGCTTTAACCGATCCTTGTGTGTTAGACAGAGACTGTTTAGATCCGTGGATCGTAGACCATGATGAAGAAGCTAACTTTCCAGATGACCTCCCTTTAATTGCTGAAGATCGAGATGGGCATAGTCTTTAA
- a CDS encoding AraC family transcriptional regulator, producing the protein MGIEKQNKLQDFKGHIERQTLHEGFTATNVTGVGVYKASHIHSKSPYLYEPLICLIAQGEKVCHVGAEVYRYQAGNFFINFLPMPVQTEIVEASSEQPFLSAALDIDLVRLADIILQIERVEEETGEKTLQKSSCVLVGDANEELIDVFNRLLIVASDRRDAKVLGNAIVDEIYYRILTSDHGFALRKLLNQYGQIQPVAKAVNFIHANLNKTIQVSELASLSNMSKTAFFNAFKRLMHVPPNQYIKATKLQKAQALLVQGMQANEASYHVGYNSFSQFSREYKRFFGFPPSQTAAA; encoded by the coding sequence GTGGGCATCGAAAAACAAAATAAGTTACAAGATTTTAAAGGTCACATTGAGAGACAAACATTGCATGAGGGATTTACTGCAACCAACGTAACCGGTGTTGGGGTTTACAAGGCGAGTCACATCCATAGCAAAAGCCCATACCTTTACGAACCGCTTATTTGCCTGATAGCTCAGGGTGAAAAGGTATGTCACGTTGGTGCAGAGGTATATCGCTATCAGGCGGGTAACTTCTTCATTAATTTCTTACCTATGCCGGTACAAACTGAGATAGTGGAAGCATCATCGGAACAGCCGTTTTTATCTGCTGCGTTGGATATTGATTTAGTGAGGCTGGCGGATATCATCTTGCAAATCGAGCGGGTGGAAGAAGAAACCGGAGAAAAAACGCTGCAAAAAAGCTCTTGTGTTTTAGTGGGGGACGCCAATGAAGAGCTTATTGATGTGTTTAATCGTCTCTTGATAGTCGCTAGTGATAGACGAGATGCGAAAGTGCTGGGAAATGCCATTGTTGATGAAATTTACTATCGTATACTCACCAGCGATCACGGATTTGCTTTGCGGAAATTATTGAATCAATACGGGCAAATTCAACCCGTTGCCAAAGCGGTTAACTTTATCCATGCTAACCTCAATAAAACCATACAGGTAAGTGAATTGGCCAGCCTCTCCAATATGAGTAAAACCGCTTTTTTTAATGCCTTTAAACGCTTGATGCATGTGCCGCCTAATCAATACATTAAAGCCACTAAACTGCAAAAAGCACAGGCTTTACTGGTGCAGGGCATGCAAGCCAATGAAGCCAGTTACCATGTTGGATACAACAGTTTTTCTCAGTTCAGTCGCGAATACAAACGCTTTTTCGGCTTTCCCCCGTCGCAAACTGCGGCGGCATAG
- a CDS encoding aldose epimerase family protein — MLNTWQISNQNGNQATILNYGARLIDWSAEVTNGRNIIVGYDHVEDYLQDGACMGAIAGPYANRIAGAQVNIDGKTINLGANEGVNHLHGAQDGLQLVYWQLEARTENAITLVHQHLGSSDVGYPGNIIFKVTYTVTEQDELIIDIKAQSERIVPIGPTGHAYINLGEHSKNINDHTLQLNAESYTPVDEQNIPNGSIEPMPEEYDFQSAKAVTASLDNNFVVKHGQNSVPVATLVSPDGKLTLEVCSDYPGIQVYTADHMSTPFVSRNAICLEPQYFPDAPNKTNFPFEFTEPGKPFHKFIKYQLKNTEL, encoded by the coding sequence ATGTTAAACACCTGGCAGATAAGTAACCAAAACGGCAATCAGGCGACCATTCTCAACTACGGTGCCAGGCTGATTGACTGGAGTGCTGAGGTGACGAATGGCCGAAATATTATTGTCGGTTATGATCACGTAGAAGATTATCTGCAAGACGGTGCTTGCATGGGAGCCATTGCCGGTCCTTATGCCAATCGAATTGCAGGGGCACAGGTAAATATTGATGGTAAAACAATCAACCTGGGTGCCAATGAAGGCGTCAATCACTTACACGGTGCACAAGATGGCTTGCAACTGGTCTATTGGCAACTAGAGGCCAGAACCGAAAACGCCATCACATTAGTGCATCAGCACCTTGGTTCATCTGATGTGGGTTATCCGGGCAACATTATCTTTAAAGTGACCTACACGGTGACAGAACAGGATGAACTCATCATTGATATCAAAGCACAATCTGAGCGTATTGTGCCCATAGGCCCTACAGGCCACGCCTATATTAATCTGGGGGAGCACAGTAAAAATATCAACGACCACACTTTGCAACTGAATGCGGAAAGTTATACGCCAGTAGATGAGCAGAATATCCCCAATGGTAGTATTGAGCCAATGCCAGAGGAATATGATTTCCAAAGCGCAAAAGCTGTAACTGCAAGTTTAGATAACAATTTTGTGGTAAAGCATGGCCAAAACTCAGTACCTGTGGCCACGCTAGTTAGCCCCGACGGCAAGCTTACGCTTGAAGTTTGTTCTGACTACCCGGGTATCCAAGTGTACACTGCTGATCACATGAGCACGCCATTTGTATCGCGTAACGCCATATGCCTGGAGCCACAATACTTCCCTGATGCGCCGAATAAGACCAACTTCCCTTTTGAATTCACTGAGCCTGGAAAACCATTTCACAAATTTATTAAGTATCAGCTCAAGAACACGGAATTATAG
- a CDS encoding iron-containing alcohol dehydrogenase → MQDFNYHNPTQIVFGQNRFNEIDKLVPKDANVMITYGGQSAKKYGTIDKVIKALGSRKIVEFSGIEANPKFETLVRATELAKQQQVTYLLAVGGGSVMDGTKFIALAVLKPDSEYQDILSHGFAPVPQKEALPLACVATLPATGSEMNGFAVITLNEQKYPMFSPEVYPQFSLLDPDLTLTLPKEQIANGVADAFIHVIEQYLTYPVNAKVQDRTAEGILKTLIEDGPVTYLDNNNIEARKNFMWSATSALNGNIGVGVPQDWSTHMIGHEMTALFDIAHGRTLGIVLPHLLRARKQQKHAKLLQYAERVWDIHNGTEEQKVDEAITKTEAFFNSLDIVTRLSHYNIDEQGIEKIISNLNKMGMTALSETQDLGLDEVRKILLSAL, encoded by the coding sequence ATGCAAGATTTTAACTACCACAACCCCACCCAGATTGTATTCGGGCAGAATCGTTTTAATGAAATAGACAAACTTGTCCCCAAAGATGCCAACGTCATGATCACCTATGGCGGTCAGAGCGCTAAAAAATACGGCACTATCGATAAGGTTATTAAAGCATTAGGCAGCCGAAAAATAGTGGAGTTTTCCGGTATTGAAGCCAATCCCAAATTTGAAACATTAGTTCGTGCTACGGAATTAGCCAAGCAACAGCAGGTAACCTATCTACTGGCAGTCGGTGGCGGCTCGGTAATGGACGGCACCAAATTCATTGCCTTGGCAGTACTGAAGCCAGATTCAGAATACCAGGACATTTTGTCTCATGGTTTCGCTCCCGTTCCCCAAAAGGAGGCACTACCCCTCGCCTGTGTTGCCACCCTGCCAGCAACGGGATCTGAGATGAATGGTTTTGCCGTGATCACGCTCAATGAACAAAAGTATCCAATGTTCTCTCCTGAGGTCTACCCACAGTTCTCTTTACTCGACCCTGATTTGACTTTGACGTTGCCCAAAGAACAAATAGCCAATGGCGTGGCTGATGCCTTCATTCACGTTATTGAGCAATATTTAACCTATCCGGTGAATGCTAAAGTGCAGGATAGAACTGCGGAAGGGATCCTGAAAACGCTTATTGAAGACGGTCCCGTTACTTATCTTGATAATAACAATATTGAAGCGCGAAAAAACTTCATGTGGTCTGCCACATCCGCTCTGAATGGCAATATTGGGGTCGGTGTCCCGCAGGATTGGTCGACCCACATGATTGGCCACGAAATGACTGCGCTGTTTGATATTGCTCATGGTCGCACACTGGGTATTGTATTGCCGCATTTACTGAGGGCGCGTAAACAACAAAAACATGCCAAGCTGCTGCAATATGCTGAAAGGGTTTGGGATATACACAACGGCACGGAAGAGCAAAAAGTTGACGAGGCAATTACCAAAACAGAAGCCTTCTTTAACTCTCTGGATATAGTTACGCGGCTATCTCATTACAATATTGATGAGCAAGGAATAGAAAAAATCATATCCAACCTAAATAAAATGGGCATGACAGCTTTGTCGGAAACGCAAGATTTAGGACTAGATGAAGTGAGAAAAATTTTGCTTTCTGCATTGTAA
- a CDS encoding HAD family hydrolase, whose translation MTIRIAMWSGPRNISTAMMRSWENRSDCSVVDEPFYAFYLAQTQSPHPMFEQVLASQSTQYEEVATQLSSGNVTTPVQYQKHMTHHMLNNCFDWAIELKHCFLIRNPKEVVASYTNSRGVCTAEEIGIIRQAEIYTLLTQQTGQEIPIIDSNDVLKSPEGMLRKLCDRLSVPFEQNMLHWPAGKRDSDGVWASHWYHSVERSKGFAPYQEKTILLSDWQQEVVEQVMPAYMALYEKRLR comes from the coding sequence GTGACCATCAGAATTGCTATGTGGTCTGGGCCGCGCAACATTTCCACCGCCATGATGCGCAGTTGGGAAAATCGCAGCGATTGTAGTGTCGTGGATGAACCATTTTATGCCTTTTACCTGGCTCAAACTCAGAGCCCTCATCCCATGTTTGAACAGGTGTTGGCCTCTCAGTCCACACAGTATGAAGAGGTTGCCACACAGTTGAGTTCGGGAAATGTTACAACACCAGTGCAGTATCAAAAACACATGACCCATCACATGCTGAATAACTGTTTCGATTGGGCAATAGAACTAAAACATTGTTTTTTAATAAGAAACCCCAAAGAGGTAGTGGCTTCCTACACAAACAGTCGTGGCGTCTGCACTGCTGAGGAGATTGGCATCATCCGACAAGCAGAAATCTACACACTGCTGACCCAGCAAACCGGTCAGGAAATCCCAATTATTGATTCCAATGACGTGCTCAAATCTCCAGAGGGGATGTTGCGTAAACTGTGTGACAGGTTAAGCGTGCCATTTGAGCAAAACATGCTGCATTGGCCTGCGGGAAAACGTGACTCTGATGGTGTCTGGGCCAGCCATTGGTATCATTCTGTTGAACGCTCCAAAGGATTCGCACCATACCAGGAAAAGACAATCCTTTTGAGTGATTGGCAACAGGAGGTTGTGGAGCAGGTTATGCCCGCTTATATGGCTCTATATGAAAAGCGATTGCGATAA